One window of Trifolium pratense cultivar HEN17-A07 linkage group LG5, ARS_RC_1.1, whole genome shotgun sequence genomic DNA carries:
- the LOC123884356 gene encoding pre-mRNA cleavage factor Im 25 kDa subunit 1 gives MMMGENRGSNTNNDDDEKVEVNIYPLNSYYFGSKDSIPSKDHSLHHRLRRIKSNFDARGMRICVEAVMMVELFKHPHLLLFQIKNSIFKLPGGRLRPDESDIDGLKRKLARKLSLDEDGVGAEWEVGECLGMWWRPDFETLMHPFLPPNVKHPKECTKLFLVKLPESRRFTVPKNMKLLSVPLCQIRENQKTYGPIISAVPQLLQKFSFNMIGI, from the exons atgatgatggGTGAAAACAGAGGAAGTAATactaataatgatgatgatgagaaggTGGAAGTGAATATATATCCTCTTAATTCTTACTATTTTGGATCCAAAGATTCTATTCCTTCTAAAGATCATTCACTTCATCATCGTCTTCGAAGGATCAAATCCAA CTTTGATGCCCGTGGAATGCGAATTTGTGTGGAAGCTGTTATGATG GTTGAATTGTTCAAACATCCTCATTTGTTGctgtttcaaataaaaaattccatCTTTAAACTTCCCGGTGGCCGTTTAAGGCCAGATGAATCAG ATATCGATGGATTGAAGCGTAAGCTCGCAAGGAAGCTTTCTCTCGATGAAGATGGTGTTGGGGCGGAATGGGAG GTGGGAGAGTGCCTTGGAATGTGGTGGAGACCTGATTTTGAAACATTAATGCACCCCTTCTTACCACCTAATGTCAAACATCCAAAG GAGTGTACGAAACTCTTCCTTGTAAAGCTTCCGGAAAGTCGAAGGTTCACTGTGCCAAAGAACATGAAGTTGCTTTCAGTCCCATTGTGTCAAATTCGTGAAAATCAAAAG ACATACGGGCCAATTATATCTGCGGTACCGCAGCTACTccaaaaattctctttcaaCATGATTGGAATTTAA
- the LOC123884353 gene encoding mitogen-activated protein kinase kinase 1-like produces the protein MNKGSLEPNLKLTVPSSNQASFAKFLTQSGTFKEGNLLVNKDGVRIVSESEDEAQPPIKPVNNQISLAEIDTIKVIGKGNGGIVQLVQHKWTNQFFALKQIQMNLEESTCRRIAQELKINQSSQCPHVVVCYQTIYYNGTISIILEYMDGGSLDDLLNKVKTIPEPFLAAICKQVLKGLMYLHHEKHIIHRDLKPSNILINHRGEVKITDFGVSIILETTSGQANTFIGTYNYMSPERIKPGEQGYNYKSDIWSLGLMLLKCATGSFPYTPPDNSEGWGTLFELIEAIVEKPSPSAPSDVYSPEFCSFISACLQKNPRDRPSTRNLLRHPFVNMYDDLEVDLSAYFSNAGSPLATI, from the exons ATGAATAAAGGGAGTTTAGAACCCAATCTAAAACTCACTGTTCCTTCATCTAATCAAGCTTCTTTTGCAAAGTTCTT GACACAAAGTGGTACTTTTAAAGAAGGGAACTTGCTTGTTAATAAAGATGGAGTTAGAATTGTCTCTGAGAGTGAAGATGAAGCT CAACCACCAATCAAACCAGTTAACAATCAAATAAGCTTAGCAGAGATTGATACAATCAAAGTGATTGGAAAAGGAAATGGAGGGATAGTCCAACTGGTGCAACACAAATGGACTAATCAATTTTTTGCATTGAAG CAAATTCAAATGAATCTTGAAGAATCTACATGCAGGCGAATAGCGCAAGAGCtaaaaatcaatcaatcatcACAATGTCCTCATGTTGTTGTTTGCTACCAAACAATCTATTATAATGGCACCATATCAATCATCTTAGAGTATATGGATGGAGGGTCCTTAGATGATCTTCTTAACAAAGTTAAAACAATTCCAGAACCATTTCTTGCTGCCATTTGTAAGCAG GTGTTGAAGGGTTTGATGTATCTTCACCATGAGAAACACATTATTCATAGGGACTTGAAACCTTCTAATATATTGATAAATCATAGAGGGGAAGTAAAGATTACTGATTTTGGTGTAAGTATAATCTTGGAGACTACATCTGGTCAAGCAAATACTTTCATCGGTACATACAACTATATGTCT CCAGAAAGAATCAAACCAGGCGAACAAGGCTACAACTACAAAAGCGATATATGGAGTTTAGGACTGATGTTGCTCAAGTGTGCTACTGGGAGTTTTCCATATACTCCGCCCGATAATAGTGAAGGATGGGGAACTTTGTTTGAGCTTATTGAAGCCATTGTTGAAAAACCTTCACCTAGTGCTCCATCTGATGTATATTCTCCTGAATTTTGCTCATTTATCTCAGCATG TTTACAGAAAAATCCAAGGGACAGACCATCGACGCGAAACCTATTG AGGCATCCTTTTGTGAACATGTATGATGACTTGGAGGTGGATCTTTCGGCTTATTTCTCCAATGCAGGGTCTCCACTTGCAACCATATAA